Proteins co-encoded in one Halococcoides cellulosivorans genomic window:
- a CDS encoding glycosyltransferase family 4 protein, whose product MLGWGFPPNVSGGLDTAVGELFEQFDTRDDVAIDLVLPEEYAPDRPHVHGVPTGEGDVRERINRLSETFVDRAADADIVHTHDWFGYGPGSRAHAAHDIEWVTTYHSLTSDRNRDPPARERETEQRIVDQADHLVAVSDLVRRSIDAEYGGESHVIHNGFSSVEATGRDLKAELDVAGDMLFFVGRHTHQKGIEHLVYALDRFDPGEVTLVVGGTGHLTDRLKAFVDLLGIEEMVEFVGYVPEPDLGDYYASADAFVSPSLSEPFGITIVESLSVGTRVVACESGAAEVLPEGCLTEVDPHSRSIARGIREALDAGPLPAYDPRGWDTVADEHVEFYRSILAD is encoded by the coding sequence TGTTCGAGCAGTTCGACACTCGCGACGACGTGGCGATCGATCTGGTCCTCCCCGAGGAGTACGCCCCCGACCGCCCGCACGTCCACGGCGTGCCCACGGGCGAGGGCGACGTCCGCGAGCGGATCAACCGCCTCTCGGAGACGTTCGTCGATCGGGCGGCCGACGCCGACATCGTCCACACCCACGACTGGTTCGGCTACGGCCCCGGGTCACGCGCGCACGCCGCTCACGACATCGAGTGGGTGACGACCTACCACTCGCTGACGAGCGATCGGAATCGCGATCCGCCCGCCCGCGAACGCGAGACCGAACAGCGCATCGTCGATCAGGCCGATCACCTCGTCGCCGTCAGCGATCTGGTCCGCCGATCGATCGACGCCGAATACGGCGGCGAGTCGCACGTCATCCACAACGGCTTCTCCAGCGTCGAGGCGACGGGCCGGGATCTCAAAGCCGAGTTGGACGTCGCGGGCGACATGCTGTTTTTCGTCGGCCGGCACACCCACCAGAAAGGCATCGAACACCTCGTCTACGCGCTCGACCGGTTCGATCCCGGCGAGGTGACGCTCGTCGTCGGCGGGACGGGCCACCTGACCGACCGATTGAAAGCGTTCGTCGACCTGCTCGGTATCGAGGAGATGGTCGAGTTCGTGGGCTACGTGCCCGAACCCGACCTCGGGGATTACTACGCCAGCGCTGACGCGTTCGTCTCGCCGTCGCTGTCGGAACCGTTCGGTATCACGATCGTCGAATCGCTGTCGGTCGGGACGCGCGTCGTCGCGTGTGAGTCCGGCGCCGCCGAGGTGCTCCCCGAGGGCTGTCTGACCGAGGTCGACCCCCACTCACGCTCGATCGCGCGTGGGATCCGCGAGGCGCTCGATGCGGGTCCGCTCCCGGCATACGACCCACGCGGCTGGGACACCGTGGCCGACGAACACGTGGAGTTCTACCGCTCGATTTTGGCGGACTGA
- a CDS encoding DUF7510 family protein: protein MSTQSVTITTEIDDDRTIVRVAGSRSAAVVVESASGERVYLPPEADEDEPTSHRPGESPYDGSEGPRDDSPYEGISDAPPRGDSPYDGATDGVADSPYEGMSEQSTYGSARARPERMGVTPTETGFRVVHPEPVTDVRVLCDDESRAGQSAKIER, encoded by the coding sequence ATGAGCACGCAATCGGTGACGATCACGACCGAGATCGACGACGACCGCACGATCGTTCGGGTCGCAGGCAGTCGGTCCGCAGCGGTCGTCGTCGAGTCCGCATCGGGCGAGCGGGTCTACCTCCCGCCGGAGGCCGACGAGGACGAACCGACGTCGCATCGGCCGGGCGAGAGCCCCTACGACGGCAGCGAAGGCCCGCGCGACGACAGCCCGTACGAGGGGATCAGCGATGCGCCCCCGCGCGGCGACAGCCCCTACGACGGAGCGACCGACGGCGTCGCTGACAGTCCCTACGAGGGCATGAGCGAGCAGAGCACGTACGGGTCGGCACGGGCCCGGCCGGAACGCATGGGCGTGACGCCGACGGAGACTGGCTTCCGGGTGGTCCACCCCGAACCCGTGACCGACGTACGCGTCTTGTGCGACGACGAGTCGAGGGCGGGTCAGTCCGCCAAAATCGAGCGGTAG
- the malA gene encoding alpha-amylase MalA, with translation MHHPGPPRFIAAGETIDLAPRDPDPDATYRWSLTTPDDSAVSVGTDPVEQFTPDVSGTYVAHLDAPDGTHDQTIHVFGPEASTGLVEGERSGESGSPAYSAPEAADRDPGGRPRVHLDGHVEDDRVVVHAAALPNPAGEESPADLDVAFLVDDRDSIDRRLLDVDGREIAIPIAAIDDRVRISASAVGGAGYSVPDAIEIEVSDEAVTIDRPYDPPEWAVDAQIYEIYVRTFPGQDAAADGEGHAAGERSVFDAIVDRLDYIQSLGVDTLWLTPVLENDHAPHGYNITDFFAIAEDLGTREDYERLIEAAHERDLRVLFDLVCNHTARDHPYYQAAVGDPDSAHHEFYEWRGPGEPETYFDWEYIANVDFSKLRVRRHMLDAVDEWAPLVDGFRIDMAWAVPDSFWKEVHDRVKALDAEFLLLDETIPYIPDFQDGCFDMHFDSTTYAALRRVGNGEDADALLGAIDERAEIGFPPHAGFMLYAENHDESRYIVDCGRESAMAAAGALFTLPGSPLLYAGQEFGQRGKRDDLAWAHADEPLREFVRSLADVRSTDPALSARADCRRVAYTVADGWPDRVTAFARVTDDAASVVVLNFGEDAATVTVPAAASDHDAVTDERIGTPDGLVVERVAVLPADRSRLD, from the coding sequence ATGCACCATCCCGGACCACCGCGATTCATCGCTGCGGGCGAGACGATCGACCTCGCCCCACGCGATCCCGATCCCGACGCGACCTATCGCTGGTCGCTGACGACGCCCGACGACTCGGCGGTCAGCGTCGGCACCGACCCGGTCGAACAGTTCACGCCCGACGTCTCGGGGACCTACGTCGCCCACCTCGACGCCCCCGACGGCACGCACGATCAGACGATCCACGTCTTCGGCCCCGAGGCCAGTACGGGCCTCGTCGAGGGCGAACGGTCGGGCGAGTCCGGATCGCCTGCCTACAGCGCCCCCGAAGCGGCCGATCGTGACCCCGGCGGTCGTCCGCGCGTTCACCTCGACGGGCACGTCGAGGACGACCGGGTCGTCGTCCACGCCGCGGCGCTGCCCAACCCCGCGGGCGAGGAGTCGCCCGCCGACCTCGACGTGGCCTTCCTCGTCGACGATCGCGATTCGATCGACCGCCGCCTCCTCGACGTCGACGGGCGCGAGATAGCGATTCCGATCGCCGCGATCGACGACCGCGTGCGGATCTCCGCCAGCGCAGTCGGCGGCGCTGGCTACAGCGTCCCCGATGCGATCGAGATCGAGGTGTCGGACGAGGCGGTCACGATCGACCGGCCGTACGACCCGCCCGAGTGGGCCGTCGACGCCCAGATCTACGAGATCTACGTCCGGACGTTCCCGGGCCAGGACGCCGCCGCGGACGGCGAGGGCCACGCGGCGGGCGAGCGGTCGGTGTTCGACGCGATCGTCGATCGACTCGACTACATCCAGTCGCTCGGCGTCGACACCCTCTGGCTCACGCCCGTCCTGGAGAACGACCACGCGCCCCACGGCTACAACATCACGGACTTCTTCGCGATCGCCGAGGATCTGGGCACGCGCGAGGACTACGAGCGCCTGATCGAGGCGGCCCACGAGCGCGATCTGCGCGTCCTGTTCGACCTGGTCTGCAATCACACCGCGCGCGATCACCCGTACTATCAGGCCGCCGTCGGCGACCCCGACAGCGCCCACCACGAGTTTTACGAGTGGCGTGGGCCGGGCGAGCCAGAGACGTACTTCGACTGGGAGTACATCGCGAACGTCGACTTCTCGAAGCTGCGCGTCCGCAGACACATGCTCGACGCGGTCGACGAGTGGGCGCCGCTGGTCGATGGCTTCCGCATCGACATGGCGTGGGCGGTGCCCGATTCGTTCTGGAAGGAGGTCCACGACCGGGTGAAAGCACTCGATGCGGAGTTTCTCCTCCTGGACGAGACGATCCCGTACATCCCGGACTTCCAGGACGGCTGTTTCGACATGCACTTCGACTCGACGACCTACGCCGCGCTCCGGCGGGTGGGCAACGGCGAGGACGCTGATGCCCTTCTGGGGGCGATCGACGAGCGCGCGGAGATCGGGTTCCCGCCGCACGCGGGGTTCATGCTGTACGCCGAGAACCACGACGAGTCCCGCTACATCGTCGACTGTGGCCGCGAGTCCGCGATGGCGGCGGCGGGCGCGTTGTTCACCTTGCCCGGGTCGCCACTGCTGTATGCCGGCCAGGAGTTCGGCCAGCGCGGCAAGCGCGACGATCTGGCGTGGGCTCACGCCGACGAACCGCTGCGGGAGTTCGTCCGGTCGCTGGCCGACGTTCGGAGCACCGATCCTGCCCTGTCGGCGCGGGCGGACTGCCGGCGCGTCGCGTACACCGTCGCGGACGGCTGGCCGGACCGGGTCACCGCGTTCGCCCGTGTCACCGACGACGCGGCCAGTGTCGTCGTGCTCAACTTCGGTGAGGACGCGGCGACGGTGACGGTCCCGGCGGCCGCCAGCGACCACGATGCGGTCACCGACGAGCGGATCGGAACGCCCGACGGGCTGGTCGTCGAGCGGGTCGCGGTCCTGCCCGCCGATCGATCCCGCCTCGACTGA
- a CDS encoding glycoside hydrolase family 15 protein, translated as MRLTTALNEYKRSRHDRFPEESRTTRGSFSGFDDRLVHVDPHGSIRDYSSPLSGLYGIDRSQLGIETADGVHWFADLDTIRQHYYRDTRLVETEYDAGSYTVHQYDLTLGRAHVTHVELRGSVPPDARLVAFVTMAPEGKEGGVGALIHDDGGPGGTQALEVYHRTEHDYLAASTGLDSVRGQRPEQFDELLDDDPVEFPRGDDIRTYDQTRLTGDFVVTAPLERAGRGSRTTLVSQLSDHGEITRGTALADLRRCAIDHDSAESLRAAARDRTVVSVPESVPRSDLVRSDVRVLDLLSVRSGGHIAAPEFDTFFANSGGYGYVWFRDDAAVATHLLAAGDRFGLAVTGAAERSAKFHCRNQLPDGTWPHRVWAVDGSLAPGWANANVERNDDSVEYQADQTASVTAFLATVLDERHGHLDESLTVDIRETIVDAVDAIERDLADNGLPAPCQNVWEDSVGQFCHTAAETLRALSLVADAPIRQPMRERALTIAETVLEGIDQLWDPDREAYVMALIDGEPDGRIDAASVALVEAVLAYDAVEGTIVDQRLLDRLRSHVETVIETLYRDPDGPVEGLVRYEDDRWRRAEQTEPKIWSVATAWAALASARLGTAFEQRDADGSGLLERAGELYALLGPDGPLTTDAGYLAEQVFDDGTPDSASPLGWSHALRLHTTAVLDAADALPSTAEIEGPAERPTWTTGEKFGVLTAADHEVDDPSRVWATLTRGAVTEVRFPRVDLMNLRTLDFLVRSVDDESTIRTHRETRRADDDLDRQVEPRADDSLRFAHVFETTPDANHDWTLTVEYATDPAHDALVAALDFEAHDGGDYEVYAVADVALTNSAAADRGIRLGSKGQRHLAARDPTAYTADADEPLLADEDGEAYSAAVAMASRSRFDWATVAAAGSEELRALFRDGQVPETRTAVDGANVVLLGRVGTGTAVAESIALGFARHADTAAALGAATGALDRGYDTVVDAYDATWAERLDGVTLPDSVADDPDLAAQYRTALMCLHAVGDKTFAGASIASPSVPWGVAVTADEPRGYGYNFVWSRDLYQVFSVFETVGALDVARSQLEYIYEYQQSETGFIPQNTYVNGITRWGGEQMDNISFPQVMAYQLSEAGIGFDDADYSFENVRRSANYVALNGPETAQERWEEEAGFSPSSIATEIAGLVCASHLAETTDRNADALVWLAVADHWAERVEEWTATTTGSDHHRETPYYVRVTRDGDPDAGHLRTLANDGPTLDERDVIDAGFLELTRLGIRPADHPVVENSVAEVDATIRVDVDDAAAFYRYNGDGYGERERGDKGGPWSPEHSGKGRLWPLLTGERGEYELLADDPDIGAADCLRAIEQFANSGRMIAEQVWDREVATDYNWEFGEGTGSATPLAWSMAQFVRLAHGVSAGEPVETPAIVRERYRDGRFATDDPIEAADGGRDGPSLRVDVRHQGNDLVVSGETDGARVAVTTPVGSQSFAVADGTFEGTVPVDPGENQVIVAAASEDDLTAATTTVERFRL; from the coding sequence ATGCGGCTGACGACGGCCCTCAACGAATACAAGCGGTCCCGGCACGACCGGTTCCCCGAGGAATCGCGGACCACCCGGGGATCGTTCTCGGGGTTCGACGACCGACTGGTCCACGTCGACCCCCACGGCTCGATCCGGGACTACTCCTCCCCGCTGTCGGGGCTGTACGGGATCGATCGCTCACAGCTCGGCATCGAGACGGCGGACGGCGTCCACTGGTTTGCCGACCTGGACACCATCCGCCAGCACTACTATCGCGACACCCGACTGGTCGAGACCGAGTACGACGCCGGATCGTACACCGTCCACCAGTACGATCTGACGCTCGGGCGGGCCCACGTCACCCACGTCGAACTCCGGGGGTCGGTCCCGCCAGACGCCCGCCTGGTCGCGTTCGTCACGATGGCGCCCGAAGGCAAGGAAGGCGGTGTCGGCGCGCTGATCCACGACGACGGCGGGCCGGGCGGCACGCAGGCCCTGGAGGTGTATCACCGGACCGAACACGACTATCTCGCGGCGTCGACGGGGCTGGATTCGGTCCGCGGGCAACGCCCCGAGCAGTTCGACGAACTGCTCGACGACGACCCCGTCGAGTTCCCGCGCGGTGACGACATTCGCACCTACGACCAGACCCGTCTGACCGGCGATTTCGTCGTGACCGCGCCGCTCGAACGCGCCGGGCGTGGCTCGCGGACGACGCTCGTGAGTCAACTCTCCGATCACGGCGAGATCACGCGCGGCACTGCGCTCGCAGACCTTCGCCGGTGTGCGATCGATCACGACAGCGCCGAGTCGCTCCGGGCCGCCGCGCGCGACCGGACGGTCGTCTCCGTCCCGGAGTCCGTCCCGCGCTCTGATCTCGTCCGGTCGGACGTCCGCGTGCTCGATCTGCTGAGCGTGCGCTCTGGCGGGCACATCGCCGCCCCCGAGTTCGACACCTTTTTCGCGAACTCCGGGGGGTATGGCTACGTCTGGTTCCGCGACGACGCCGCCGTCGCGACGCACCTCCTCGCGGCGGGCGATCGGTTCGGCCTGGCGGTCACCGGCGCGGCCGAGCGCAGCGCGAAATTCCACTGTCGGAATCAGTTGCCCGACGGCACCTGGCCCCACCGCGTCTGGGCGGTCGACGGGTCGCTCGCGCCGGGGTGGGCCAACGCCAACGTCGAGCGTAACGACGACTCCGTCGAATATCAGGCCGACCAGACCGCGTCGGTCACGGCCTTCCTCGCGACCGTCCTCGACGAGCGCCACGGCCACCTCGACGAGTCGCTGACCGTCGACATTCGCGAGACGATCGTCGACGCCGTCGACGCCATCGAGCGCGACCTCGCAGACAACGGCCTGCCCGCGCCGTGTCAGAACGTCTGGGAGGACTCGGTCGGGCAGTTCTGTCACACCGCCGCCGAGACGCTGCGCGCGCTCTCGCTGGTCGCGGACGCGCCGATCCGCCAGCCGATGCGCGAGCGCGCGCTCACCATCGCCGAGACCGTCCTCGAAGGGATCGACCAGCTGTGGGATCCCGATCGGGAGGCGTACGTGATGGCGTTGATCGACGGAGAGCCCGACGGCCGGATCGACGCCGCGAGCGTCGCGCTCGTCGAGGCCGTCCTCGCGTACGACGCCGTCGAGGGCACGATCGTCGACCAGCGGCTCCTCGATCGCCTCCGCTCGCACGTCGAGACGGTGATCGAGACGCTGTATCGCGACCCCGACGGGCCTGTCGAGGGCCTCGTCCGCTACGAGGACGACCGCTGGCGACGCGCCGAGCAGACGGAGCCGAAGATCTGGTCGGTCGCGACGGCCTGGGCCGCGCTCGCGAGTGCCCGCCTGGGGACGGCGTTCGAACAGCGCGACGCCGACGGGAGTGGCCTGCTGGAGCGGGCGGGCGAACTGTACGCACTGCTCGGTCCGGACGGGCCGTTGACCACCGACGCGGGCTATCTTGCCGAGCAGGTCTTCGACGACGGCACCCCCGACAGCGCGAGTCCGCTGGGCTGGTCGCACGCGCTCCGTCTGCACACGACTGCCGTGCTCGATGCAGCGGACGCACTCCCCTCGACCGCCGAGATCGAAGGCCCCGCCGAGCGCCCGACGTGGACGACCGGCGAGAAGTTCGGCGTGCTGACGGCCGCCGACCACGAGGTCGACGACCCGTCGCGCGTGTGGGCGACGCTCACGCGCGGTGCGGTCACCGAGGTCCGGTTCCCGCGGGTCGATCTGATGAACCTCCGGACGCTCGACTTTCTCGTTCGATCGGTCGACGACGAGTCGACGATCCGGACCCACCGCGAGACGCGTCGGGCCGACGACGACCTCGACCGCCAGGTCGAACCGCGCGCCGACGACTCGCTGCGGTTCGCGCACGTCTTCGAGACGACGCCCGACGCCAACCACGACTGGACGCTCACCGTCGAGTACGCCACCGATCCCGCCCACGACGCGCTGGTCGCCGCCCTCGACTTCGAGGCTCACGACGGCGGCGACTACGAGGTGTACGCCGTCGCAGACGTCGCGCTCACGAACTCCGCGGCCGCCGATCGCGGCATTCGACTCGGATCGAAGGGCCAGCGTCATCTCGCGGCCCGGGATCCGACGGCCTACACCGCCGACGCCGACGAGCCACTGCTCGCTGACGAGGACGGCGAAGCCTACTCCGCCGCGGTCGCGATGGCCTCCCGGAGTCGGTTCGACTGGGCGACCGTCGCCGCGGCGGGCAGCGAGGAGTTGCGCGCGCTGTTCCGCGACGGGCAGGTGCCCGAGACCCGGACCGCCGTCGACGGCGCGAACGTCGTCTTGCTCGGCCGCGTCGGGACCGGCACGGCGGTCGCGGAGTCGATCGCGCTGGGCTTCGCGCGCCACGCCGACACCGCCGCGGCGCTCGGCGCGGCGACCGGCGCGCTCGATCGGGGGTACGACACCGTCGTCGACGCCTACGACGCCACGTGGGCCGAGCGACTCGACGGCGTCACCCTGCCCGATTCGGTCGCTGACGATCCCGATCTCGCCGCCCAGTATCGGACCGCGCTGATGTGTCTGCACGCCGTCGGGGACAAGACGTTCGCGGGCGCGTCGATCGCCTCGCCGTCGGTGCCCTGGGGCGTCGCCGTCACCGCCGACGAACCACGGGGGTACGGCTACAACTTCGTCTGGTCGCGCGACCTCTATCAGGTGTTCTCGGTGTTCGAGACGGTCGGCGCGCTCGACGTCGCCCGCTCACAGCTCGAATACATCTACGAGTACCAGCAATCCGAGACCGGATTCATCCCACAGAACACCTACGTCAACGGCATCACGCGGTGGGGCGGCGAGCAGATGGACAACATCTCCTTCCCGCAGGTGATGGCCTATCAACTCTCCGAGGCTGGCATCGGGTTCGACGACGCCGACTATTCGTTCGAGAACGTGCGCCGATCGGCGAACTACGTCGCGCTCAACGGCCCGGAGACCGCCCAGGAGCGCTGGGAAGAGGAGGCTGGCTTCTCGCCCTCGTCGATCGCGACCGAGATCGCGGGGCTGGTTTGTGCGAGTCACCTCGCCGAGACGACCGATCGGAACGCCGACGCGCTGGTCTGGCTCGCCGTCGCCGACCACTGGGCCGAGCGTGTCGAGGAGTGGACCGCGACCACGACCGGCAGCGACCATCACCGTGAGACGCCCTATTACGTCCGGGTCACCCGCGACGGCGACCCCGACGCGGGTCACCTCCGGACGCTCGCCAACGACGGCCCGACGCTCGACGAGCGCGACGTGATCGACGCGGGCTTTCTCGAACTCACGCGGTTGGGCATCCGCCCCGCCGACCACCCCGTCGTCGAGAACTCCGTCGCGGAGGTCGACGCGACCATCCGGGTCGACGTCGACGACGCCGCCGCGTTCTATCGGTACAACGGCGACGGCTACGGCGAGCGCGAGCGCGGCGACAAAGGCGGGCCCTGGTCGCCCGAGCACTCGGGCAAGGGCCGGCTCTGGCCGTTGCTCACCGGCGAGCGCGGCGAGTACGAACTCCTCGCCGACGACCCCGACATCGGAGCCGCGGACTGCCTGCGCGCGATCGAGCAGTTCGCCAATTCGGGGCGGATGATCGCCGAGCAGGTCTGGGATCGCGAAGTCGCGACCGACTACAACTGGGAATTCGGCGAGGGCACCGGGTCGGCGACGCCGCTCGCGTGGTCGATGGCCCAGTTCGTCCGCCTGGCCCACGGTGTCAGCGCGGGCGAACCCGTCGAGACGCCCGCGATCGTCCGCGAGCGCTATCGGGACGGCCGGTTCGCGACCGACGACCCGATCGAGGCCGCCGACGGCGGTCGCGATGGCCCCTCGCTCCGGGTCGACGTGCGCCACCAGGGCAACGACCTCGTGGTCTCGGGCGAGACCGACGGCGCTCGCGTCGCCGTCACGACGCCCGTCGGGAGTCAGAGTTTCGCCGTCGCAGACGGGACCTTCGAGGGCACGGTCCCGGTCGATCCCGGCGAGAACCAGGTGATCGTCGCCGCCGCGAGCGAGGACGATCTCACCGCGGCCACGACGACCGTCGAGCGCTTCCGTTTGTAG
- a CDS encoding DUF3054 domain-containing protein — translation MPFLSNHVARTRLTAIAASGDLTLVTLFVVLGATMGHGEDPVAQGGDIAMTAISFLTGWTLAALATRAYAPGWAESLPSVAGRTVLAWVVAVLIALALRSTQFFPGNVALSFALVATGVGLALLGPWRVGLAIVARQTGE, via the coding sequence ATGCCATTCCTCTCGAACCACGTCGCACGCACCCGACTCACCGCCATCGCCGCGTCGGGCGACCTCACGCTCGTTACGCTGTTCGTCGTCCTTGGCGCGACGATGGGCCACGGCGAGGACCCCGTCGCACAGGGCGGAGACATCGCGATGACGGCGATCAGCTTTCTCACCGGCTGGACGCTCGCCGCGCTCGCCACGCGAGCGTACGCTCCTGGCTGGGCCGAGTCGCTCCCCAGCGTCGCGGGCCGGACCGTGCTCGCGTGGGTCGTCGCGGTCCTCATCGCACTCGCGCTCCGCTCGACGCAGTTCTTCCCCGGCAACGTCGCGCTCTCCTTCGCGCTGGTCGCGACGGGCGTCGGCCTCGCGCTGCTCGGCCCCTGGCGGGTCGGCCTGGCGATCGTCGCCAGGCAGACCGGCGAATAA
- a CDS encoding FxsA family protein, with amino-acid sequence MRWAYASVLLIPLIDALLLVPIATRIGFAPTVLLVVLTGLIGMLLVRAEGRYTIRKLRDRLQRGELPAEQVFDGALLLVAAAFLLTPGVVTDALGFLLVIPITRGPIRSVLQTYVVSPYIDRELDGLLSGQIYVGGVPGGNPGGPGGPGPGPGPGGPGPGGPGPGPGPGPSGAGGPDSDDEFDPDDATPIDFDDE; translated from the coding sequence ATGCGCTGGGCCTACGCGTCAGTCCTGCTGATCCCGCTGATCGACGCACTCCTCCTCGTGCCGATCGCGACCCGGATCGGGTTCGCCCCGACGGTGTTGCTCGTCGTGCTCACGGGGCTGATCGGCATGCTCCTCGTGCGCGCGGAGGGGCGGTACACGATCCGAAAGCTGCGCGATCGCCTCCAGCGCGGGGAGTTGCCCGCCGAGCAGGTCTTCGACGGCGCACTCTTGCTCGTCGCGGCGGCCTTTTTGCTCACGCCGGGTGTCGTCACCGACGCGCTGGGCTTCCTGCTGGTGATCCCGATCACCCGCGGGCCCATCCGCTCGGTGCTCCAGACCTACGTCGTGAGTCCGTACATCGATCGGGAACTCGACGGGTTGCTCTCCGGGCAGATCTACGTCGGCGGCGTCCCCGGCGGGAACCCGGGCGGCCCCGGGGGTCCGGGTCCCGGCCCGGGTCCGGGCGGTCCGGGGCCTGGCGGTCCCGGTCCAGGGCCCGGCCCGGGGCCGTCCGGCGCTGGCGGCCCCGACAGCGACGACGAGTTCGATCCGGACGACGCCACGCCGATCGACTTCGACGACGAGTGA
- a CDS encoding D-aminoacyl-tRNA deacylase, giving the protein MIGILASERDPASLAIRDALDTLLDWTTVDDYRRSADGQFAMRTVDELHLHVEHPEDAFPPIDRLLVVSKHAGETGRLLTAHPPGNVASADHGGDPATLPPADPRGLDAIQTTLSEHAPEAYEVGMECTHHGPTAVSVPITFVEIGSDEAAWADDEAARAVARAIAALPEALDAVATDRAIAGFGGGHYVPRFERIQRETDWSVGHVAADWTLDDGEVTPAVIERVVAASDARCAVIDGDRPAVREVLAATDTRVVGETWLRAADGVALDRIDALEDALGSIDDGLLVGDLAATAPDWSVERIPDALLALARSIDRAATDRVLREHCVAVAREADTPTGRVAVGPAGLPIDPLLDIVDREAHVRRADGVVVIERRVFDPEAAHAMGVPEGPTFGRLANGERVTVDDEVIDPDAVHRIETTRIDLMS; this is encoded by the coding sequence GTGATCGGGATTCTCGCCAGCGAACGCGATCCGGCCTCACTCGCCATCCGGGACGCGCTCGACACGCTTCTCGACTGGACGACCGTCGACGACTATCGCCGCTCCGCGGACGGCCAGTTCGCCATGCGCACCGTCGATGAGTTGCATCTCCACGTCGAGCACCCCGAGGACGCCTTCCCACCCATCGATCGGTTGCTCGTCGTCTCGAAACACGCCGGCGAGACGGGGCGATTGCTCACCGCGCACCCGCCGGGCAACGTCGCGAGCGCAGACCACGGGGGCGACCCCGCGACGCTCCCGCCCGCCGATCCCCGGGGCCTCGACGCGATTCAGACGACGCTCAGCGAGCACGCGCCCGAGGCCTACGAGGTGGGCATGGAGTGCACTCACCACGGCCCGACCGCGGTGAGCGTGCCGATCACGTTCGTCGAGATCGGCAGCGACGAGGCCGCGTGGGCCGACGACGAGGCCGCCCGGGCGGTCGCCCGCGCGATCGCGGCGCTGCCCGAGGCCCTCGACGCCGTCGCCACCGATCGCGCGATCGCGGGCTTCGGCGGCGGGCACTACGTCCCTCGCTTCGAGCGCATCCAGCGCGAGACCGACTGGTCGGTCGGCCACGTCGCGGCGGACTGGACGCTCGACGACGGGGAGGTGACGCCCGCCGTGATCGAACGCGTCGTCGCGGCTTCGGACGCACGGTGTGCGGTGATCGATGGCGATCGACCCGCCGTGCGCGAGGTGCTGGCAGCGACGGACACCCGTGTCGTCGGCGAGACCTGGCTCCGGGCCGCCGACGGCGTCGCGCTCGACCGGATCGACGCGCTCGAAGACGCCCTCGGTTCGATCGACGACGGCCTCCTGGTTGGCGACCTGGCGGCGACCGCTCCCGACTGGTCGGTCGAACGGATTCCCGACGCCCTGCTCGCACTCGCGCGGTCGATCGATCGCGCGGCGACCGATCGTGTCCTTCGTGAACACTGCGTCGCCGTTGCACGCGAGGCCGACACACCGACCGGCCGGGTTGCGGTCGGGCCGGCGGGCCTGCCCATCGATCCGTTGCTGGACATCGTCGACCGTGAGGCCCACGTTCGCCGCGCGGACGGGGTCGTCGTGATCGAACGCCGTGTGTTCGACCCCGAGGCGGCCCACGCGATGGGCGTCCCAGAGGGCCCGACCTTCGGCCGCCTCGCGAACGGGGAACGGGTGACCGTCGACGACGAGGTGATCGATCCGGACGCCGTCCACCGGATCGAGACCACTCGAATCGACCTGATGTCGTGA